From one Streptomyces sp. ICC1 genomic stretch:
- a CDS encoding universal stress protein produces the protein MNDRILVGLDGSAESIAAAHWAAREALLRGVPLHLVHAEEWSTPFDIPVATDDVRRHWSQALLNEAADELRTRHRELEVDIRSFDGKPAAMLAAVAAGASMIVLGSRGLGTVTGFVLGSVGMAVIQATVRPVVMVRASEDTAPHPDGRHAPRDVVVGVDIGGPCDALLAFAFEEAARRACALRVRHSWSMPPLVGYGAAYDPRVHAQLEMSAKASMEDVLKPWRDKYPAVDVTSRASAGHASTELLDGGSEAGLIVVGRRIRRSSIGTHIGPVTHAVLHHAKAPVAVIAHE, from the coding sequence ATGAACGATCGCATCCTCGTCGGCCTCGACGGATCCGCAGAAAGCATCGCGGCCGCCCATTGGGCGGCACGGGAGGCCCTTCTGCGCGGCGTGCCACTCCACCTCGTCCACGCCGAGGAATGGTCGACGCCGTTCGACATTCCTGTCGCCACGGACGATGTGCGCCGCCACTGGTCCCAGGCACTTCTGAACGAGGCAGCCGACGAGCTGCGCACCAGGCACCGCGAACTGGAGGTCGACATCCGGTCATTCGACGGCAAGCCGGCCGCCATGCTCGCCGCCGTCGCAGCCGGTGCCAGCATGATCGTCCTCGGCTCTCGGGGACTGGGCACCGTCACGGGGTTCGTCCTCGGATCCGTCGGCATGGCTGTCATTCAGGCGACGGTGCGGCCGGTTGTCATGGTGCGGGCCAGCGAAGACACGGCGCCGCACCCGGACGGCCGGCACGCACCCCGTGACGTGGTGGTGGGCGTCGACATCGGCGGGCCCTGCGATGCGCTCCTCGCCTTCGCCTTCGAGGAAGCGGCGCGCCGGGCCTGCGCCCTCCGTGTCCGGCACAGCTGGTCGATGCCTCCGCTGGTGGGATACGGAGCGGCGTACGATCCGAGAGTCCACGCCCAGCTCGAGATGAGCGCGAAGGCGTCTATGGAAGACGTCCTGAAGCCCTGGCGGGACAAGTACCCGGCTGTAGACGTCACCTCTCGAGCGAGCGCGGGCCACGCCTCTACGGAGCTCCTCGACGGCGGCTCCGAAGCGGGTCTCATCGTCGTCGGCCGCCGCATCCGACGGT
- a CDS encoding response regulator transcription factor has product MNDNGAPSPIKPPITVFLLDDHEVVRRGVHDLLDAEPDLNVIGEAGTAEQALIRIPALRPQVAILDVRLQDGDGVSVCRELRSRMPELACLMLTSFDDEEALLDAVMAGASGYVLKQITGTDLVTAVRTVAAGQSMLDPGATTRLMARMRGDVPKEDQVPGLPGFTDREKEILVMVSEGLTNREIGQRLYLAEKTVKNIISRLFTKLGVERRVQAAVIASHTLIPPRQHPVPSAE; this is encoded by the coding sequence ATGAACGACAACGGTGCCCCCTCCCCCATCAAGCCGCCGATCACGGTCTTCCTCCTCGACGACCACGAAGTCGTACGCCGCGGGGTGCACGATCTGCTGGACGCGGAGCCGGACCTGAACGTGATCGGTGAGGCGGGCACGGCGGAACAGGCTCTGATCCGCATCCCCGCACTGCGTCCCCAGGTGGCGATCCTCGACGTACGGCTCCAGGACGGCGACGGCGTGAGCGTGTGCCGCGAACTGCGCTCGCGGATGCCCGAGCTGGCCTGCCTGATGCTCACCTCGTTCGACGACGAGGAGGCCCTCCTGGACGCGGTGATGGCCGGCGCCTCCGGTTACGTGCTGAAGCAGATCACCGGCACCGACCTGGTCACCGCCGTCCGTACGGTCGCGGCCGGCCAGTCCATGCTCGATCCGGGAGCCACGACCCGGCTGATGGCCCGCATGCGCGGCGACGTACCCAAGGAAGACCAGGTCCCGGGTCTGCCCGGCTTCACCGACCGGGAGAAGGAGATCCTCGTCATGGTCAGCGAGGGGCTCACCAACCGGGAGATCGGCCAGCGGCTGTACCTCGCCGAGAAGACCGTCAAGAACATCATCTCGCGCCTGTTCACCAAGCTGGGGGTGGAGCGTCGCGTCCAGGCAGCGGTGATCGCCAGCCACACGCTGATCCCGCCGAGGCAGCACCCCGTCCCGTCCGCCGAATAG
- a CDS encoding DUF4389 domain-containing protein — protein sequence MTSAMGIPRPVIVSARLDSPLSRWLWLVKWVLAIPHYIVLAFLWIAFLVVSVIAFFAVLFTERYPRALFDFNLGVLRWSWRVSYDAYGALGTDRYPPFSLGPEPLFDLIIGLNRWVLRVAAYSSLMTDAYPPFRLDMGGDEHPEPARAPA from the coding sequence ATGACCAGTGCCATGGGTATCCCGCGACCGGTCATCGTGTCGGCGCGGTTGGACAGTCCCCTGTCACGGTGGCTGTGGCTGGTCAAATGGGTGCTGGCGATCCCCCACTACATCGTGCTGGCCTTCCTCTGGATCGCCTTCCTCGTGGTCAGCGTGATCGCGTTCTTCGCCGTCCTCTTCACCGAGCGCTACCCGCGCGCACTGTTCGATTTCAACCTTGGTGTCCTGCGCTGGTCGTGGCGCGTCTCGTACGACGCGTACGGCGCGCTCGGCACCGACCGGTACCCCCCGTTCAGCCTCGGCCCCGAACCCCTCTTCGATCTCATCATCGGGCTGAACCGCTGGGTGCTGCGCGTCGCGGCCTACTCCAGTCTCATGACCGATGCGTACCCGCCGTTCCGCCTCGACATGGGCGGAGACGAACATCCCGAGCCCGCGCGGGCCCCTGCCTGA
- a CDS encoding pyridoxamine 5'-phosphate oxidase family protein — MDRSEALRLLGTVSLGRIVFTEHALPAVRPVNHLVDGEGIVVRLQGGGEVSSLLATPDAPAVVVTYYEADVIDPETRLGWSVVVTGYASLIGDGNEADGYEALLLPSVSQTMTKAVRIRPDLVTGFRLETEPSHATPVTSP, encoded by the coding sequence GTGGACCGCAGCGAAGCGCTGAGACTGCTCGGCACGGTATCGCTGGGACGCATCGTCTTCACCGAGCACGCTCTTCCGGCCGTGCGGCCGGTCAACCATCTCGTGGACGGGGAGGGAATCGTCGTCCGCCTGCAGGGTGGCGGAGAGGTCTCTTCGCTCCTGGCGACGCCCGATGCGCCTGCGGTCGTCGTCACCTACTACGAGGCCGATGTCATCGACCCTGAGACCCGCCTCGGCTGGAGCGTCGTCGTCACCGGATACGCCTCTCTGATCGGCGACGGCAACGAGGCGGACGGGTACGAGGCGTTGCTGCTGCCGTCGGTGAGTCAGACGATGACCAAGGCAGTGCGTATCAGGCCCGATCTCGTCACAGGGTTCCGGCTTGAGACCGAGCCCTCACACGCTACCCCCGTCACCTCTCCGTGA
- a CDS encoding universal stress protein: MKRTLVVGVDGSPQSRAAADWAAREAVRRDLPLHVVHAWLWQPLAAPIVQDRDTEAHRADNVLKEVEGELTHRYPELALTAEVLSDAPVPALLRAAKDAELLVLGTRGHGALVGFLLGSYGRQVIAAAECPVVSVRSAHGRPVAVPEEGEVVVGQQGGVQESAEVLRVAFEAAAARKVPLRAVRAWSLPPVYGYSPGSMWIADQFGGLEPYEKAALEQALEPWRLKYPEVEVVTHVEQGSGGHVLLTAASDAQLLVVGRRVRESAVGAHIGSVAHAVLHHAVCPVAVVPHA; the protein is encoded by the coding sequence GTGAAGCGCACCCTGGTGGTCGGAGTGGACGGATCCCCTCAGAGCCGGGCCGCGGCGGACTGGGCCGCACGGGAGGCCGTACGGCGCGACCTGCCCCTGCACGTGGTCCACGCCTGGCTGTGGCAGCCGCTCGCAGCCCCGATCGTCCAGGACCGCGACACCGAAGCCCACCGCGCCGATAACGTTCTGAAGGAGGTCGAGGGCGAGCTCACCCACCGGTACCCGGAGCTGGCCCTCACCGCGGAGGTGCTCTCCGACGCGCCCGTGCCGGCTCTGCTGCGCGCGGCCAAGGACGCGGAGTTGCTGGTGCTCGGCACGCGCGGGCACGGAGCTCTGGTCGGGTTCCTGCTGGGCTCCTACGGGCGGCAGGTGATCGCGGCCGCCGAGTGCCCCGTCGTCTCCGTACGCTCCGCGCACGGCCGGCCGGTGGCCGTACCGGAGGAGGGTGAGGTCGTCGTCGGGCAGCAGGGCGGCGTGCAGGAGTCCGCCGAGGTACTGCGCGTCGCCTTCGAGGCCGCCGCGGCGAGGAAGGTACCGCTGCGTGCGGTCCGAGCCTGGAGCCTGCCCCCGGTCTACGGGTACAGCCCCGGGTCGATGTGGATCGCCGACCAGTTCGGTGGCCTGGAGCCGTACGAGAAGGCCGCGCTGGAGCAGGCGCTGGAGCCGTGGCGGCTGAAGTACCCGGAGGTCGAAGTCGTCACGCACGTGGAGCAGGGCAGTGGCGGCCACGTGCTGCTGACCGCGGCCTCGGACGCGCAGCTGCTCGTCGTCGGCCGCCGGGTCCGCGAATCGGCGGTGGGCGCGCACATCGGGTCCGTGGCCCATGCCGTCCTGCACCACGCGGTCTGTCCTGTCGCCGTGGTCCCGCACGCCTGA
- a CDS encoding CBS domain-containing protein — protein MRHREVRELMTREVVTVPSNAPFKEIARTLTEHHVSAVPVVDQAGHPLGVISERDLLPKSAGQGDYFQSLPEREAWQEDKAAGTRAEELMSSPPVCTRPDWTVAEAARLMEAQGVKRLLVVDASDVLIGIVSRRDLLRIFLRDDEDIRHEITGDVLDLGLRQSPTAITVGVTEGRVELHGTVDFKSLIPLIERLCRTVDGVVSVTQHLGYAIDDTTSA, from the coding sequence ATGAGGCATCGAGAAGTTCGCGAGCTGATGACCCGCGAGGTCGTCACCGTCCCCAGCAACGCTCCCTTCAAGGAGATCGCCCGAACCCTGACGGAACACCACGTGTCGGCCGTCCCGGTCGTCGACCAGGCCGGCCATCCGCTCGGCGTGATCTCGGAACGGGACCTGCTGCCAAAGTCCGCAGGCCAAGGAGACTATTTCCAGTCGCTGCCCGAACGGGAGGCGTGGCAGGAGGACAAAGCCGCGGGTACGCGCGCCGAGGAGCTGATGTCCTCGCCCCCCGTGTGTACCAGGCCCGACTGGACCGTCGCCGAAGCCGCCAGGCTGATGGAAGCACAGGGGGTCAAGCGGCTCCTGGTCGTGGACGCATCGGACGTACTGATCGGCATCGTCAGCCGACGGGACCTGCTGCGGATCTTCCTCCGGGACGACGAGGACATCCGTCACGAGATCACGGGTGACGTACTCGACCTCGGCCTGCGTCAGAGCCCCACAGCCATCACCGTAGGGGTCACCGAGGGCCGGGTCGAACTGCACGGAACCGTCGACTTCAAGAGCCTCATCCCGTTGATCGAACGGCTCTGCCGCACCGTGGACGGCGTGGTATCCGTCACCCAGCACCTCGGATACGCGATCGACGACACGACCTCCGCCTGA
- a CDS encoding STAS domain-containing protein, which produces MTTTLIDLRAAARNDGDVRVTLAGELDFHTAGLVEPRLTHLAASGHRSLVLDLSGISFCDSSGIDLFMRVHHRCRLAGTRLRLCGVPPLVAKSIRVLGADRVLRLAVA; this is translated from the coding sequence ATGACGACCACCTTGATCGACTTGAGGGCCGCGGCGAGGAACGACGGCGACGTGCGCGTCACCTTGGCCGGAGAACTCGACTTCCACACGGCGGGGCTGGTGGAGCCCCGCCTCACCCATCTCGCAGCATCCGGTCACCGCAGCCTCGTCCTGGACCTGTCCGGGATCTCCTTCTGCGACAGCTCGGGAATCGACCTCTTCATGCGTGTGCACCACCGCTGCCGCTTGGCCGGAACCCGGCTCCGGCTGTGTGGCGTGCCGCCTCTGGTGGCCAAGTCGATACGGGTGCTCGGCGCCGACCGTGTGCTGCGGCTCGCAGTGGCCTGA
- a CDS encoding GAF domain-containing sensor histidine kinase has protein sequence MRLDELLDELQVRIDAVRGTRDRVHSLLEAVVSVGRELDLAQVLRRIVEAAALLVDADYGALGVIGPDGRTLSQFLTVGLDEEAIAEIGPLPAGHGLLGEVIHHPEPLRLTDLGAHSSSYGFPPHHPPMRTFLGVPIRVRDEVFGNLYLTDKRGGFDFDTEDETVISTLSVAAGVAIDNARLYEGSQRQQRWLKANAEITESLLSGSSRPAVLELIALRAQEITGARIADISMPVPGAEGLIVEFAAGADSKARQGLVVPYAGTLSGTAHRTGQPVTVLHASDDDRYPADSQAQGGLGPAVAVPLGTAGRESRGVLLLARPAGEPAFGEHELEPLVAFAGQAAIALELAERRRDAEQIALLEERDRIARDLHDLAIQRLFATGMTLQSAARLVEHEGAAERVSRAVEDLDETIKIIRSTIFGLRTKDRESGPGLRARAARAVGEAATTLGHPPRLSMEGLLDTDVPSEIADHAMAALGELLSNAARHAGATRVAVALKAEPGEIVLTVSDNGRGIPAQGRRSGLRNLDDRAQSLGGSFTVDSPDEGGSRLVWRAPLPTGS, from the coding sequence ATGCGGCTGGACGAGCTGCTCGACGAGCTCCAAGTACGCATCGACGCCGTGCGCGGCACCCGGGACCGGGTGCACAGCCTGCTGGAGGCCGTCGTCTCGGTGGGCCGGGAGCTGGATCTGGCCCAAGTGCTGCGGCGGATCGTGGAGGCCGCGGCCCTGCTCGTCGACGCCGACTACGGGGCGCTCGGGGTCATCGGCCCCGACGGCCGCACCCTGTCGCAGTTCCTGACCGTGGGGCTCGACGAGGAGGCCATCGCCGAAATCGGTCCCCTGCCGGCCGGTCACGGCCTGCTCGGGGAGGTCATCCACCACCCGGAGCCCTTGCGCCTCACTGATCTCGGTGCCCACTCCTCGTCGTACGGGTTTCCGCCGCACCACCCGCCCATGCGCACGTTCCTCGGCGTACCGATCCGGGTGCGGGACGAGGTGTTCGGGAATCTCTACCTGACCGACAAGCGGGGCGGGTTCGATTTCGACACCGAGGACGAGACGGTGATCTCCACCCTCTCGGTGGCGGCGGGCGTGGCGATCGACAACGCCCGGCTCTACGAGGGATCGCAGCGGCAGCAGCGATGGCTGAAGGCCAACGCGGAGATCACCGAGAGCCTGCTGTCGGGCAGTTCCCGTCCGGCGGTGCTGGAGCTCATCGCCCTGCGGGCCCAGGAGATCACGGGGGCCCGGATCGCGGACATCTCCATGCCGGTTCCCGGCGCCGAGGGGCTGATCGTGGAGTTCGCCGCCGGTGCGGACAGCAAGGCCAGGCAGGGACTCGTCGTGCCCTACGCGGGAACCCTCTCGGGGACCGCGCACCGGACCGGGCAACCCGTCACGGTCCTGCACGCCTCGGACGACGACCGCTACCCGGCCGATTCCCAGGCACAGGGCGGGCTGGGTCCCGCCGTCGCGGTCCCGCTGGGCACCGCCGGCAGGGAGAGCAGGGGCGTACTGCTGCTCGCCCGCCCGGCCGGCGAACCCGCCTTCGGCGAGCACGAGCTCGAGCCGCTCGTCGCCTTCGCGGGACAGGCGGCGATCGCCCTGGAGCTGGCGGAGCGGCGCCGGGACGCGGAGCAGATAGCGCTGCTGGAGGAACGCGACCGGATCGCGCGGGACCTGCACGACCTGGCCATCCAGCGGCTCTTCGCCACCGGAATGACCCTCCAGAGCGCCGCACGGCTCGTCGAGCACGAAGGGGCCGCCGAACGCGTCAGCCGCGCCGTCGAGGACCTGGACGAAACGATCAAGATCATCCGCTCGACGATCTTCGGTCTGCGCACCAAGGACCGCGAGAGCGGACCGGGTCTGCGGGCCCGCGCGGCCCGGGCCGTCGGCGAAGCGGCCACCACGCTCGGCCATCCGCCGCGCCTGAGCATGGAGGGCCTGCTCGATACGGACGTCCCGTCCGAGATCGCCGACCACGCCATGGCGGCGCTGGGCGAGCTCCTGAGCAACGCCGCGCGCCACGCGGGGGCGACCAGGGTCGCCGTGGCGCTCAAGGCAGAACCGGGCGAGATCGTGCTGACGGTCTCCGACAACGGCAGGGGCATCCCGGCCCAGGGCCGCAGAAGCGGTCTGCGCAACCTCGACGACCGGGCGCAGAGCCTGGGCGGATCCTTCACCGTGGACAGCCCCGACGAGGGGGGCAGCCGGCTCGTTTGGCGGGCGCCGCTCCCCACCGGGAGCTGA
- a CDS encoding CBS domain-containing protein gives MSHRTVADVMTRAVATASPEASLKAVAWSLDHNGVSALPVVDTRHHPIGIVSEADLLLRQAGLPDSEGRDPMHAEASMDRASLDARTAGDLMSTPVLTARPEWGIVETARFLHERGVKRLPVIDETGTLVGIVSRSDLLRPMLRRDNAIRDEIVDDVLVRTLRMAPGAIAVGVREGVVSLSGRVEERSTIPVVERLCRWVDGVVSVDQVLSYAVDDLSPAGGPNRATH, from the coding sequence ATGTCCCATCGCACTGTCGCGGACGTCATGACCAGGGCCGTGGCCACCGCCAGCCCCGAAGCGTCACTCAAAGCAGTCGCCTGGAGCCTTGACCACAACGGCGTCTCGGCCCTGCCCGTCGTTGACACCCGCCACCATCCGATCGGCATCGTCTCCGAAGCCGACCTGCTCCTCAGGCAGGCCGGCCTGCCGGATTCCGAAGGGCGTGACCCCATGCACGCTGAGGCGTCCATGGACCGCGCCTCCTTGGATGCCCGCACGGCCGGCGATCTGATGTCCACCCCCGTACTGACCGCCCGGCCGGAGTGGGGAATCGTCGAGACGGCGCGCTTCCTGCACGAGCGGGGTGTCAAGCGCCTGCCGGTGATCGACGAAACCGGAACGCTGGTGGGCATCGTCAGCCGATCAGACCTGCTACGCCCCATGCTCCGCCGCGACAACGCCATACGCGATGAAATCGTCGACGACGTACTGGTCCGGACCCTGCGGATGGCCCCGGGCGCCATTGCGGTGGGCGTGCGGGAAGGAGTCGTCTCCTTGAGCGGCCGGGTCGAGGAGCGGTCCACCATTCCGGTTGTCGAACGACTGTGCCGGTGGGTCGACGGTGTCGTCAGCGTGGACCAAGTCCTCAGTTACGCCGTTGACGACCTGTCTCCGGCCGGCGGTCCGAACCGTGCCACCCATTGA
- a CDS encoding CBS domain-containing protein — MKHLRTVDDVMTHAVISVDRGAPFKEIVEAMRQWRISALPVLSEEGRVAGVVSEADLLLKAQGADESRAVTAGQLMTVPAVTVTKDASIASAARLMARGHLKRLPVIDADGRLVGVVSRGDLLKIYLRPDADIAEELRELIMAELIPAGSAMVQVHVANGIVQLDGSVHDPPLKDVLVRVVRTVPGVVDVTAMRLGSEVPA, encoded by the coding sequence ATGAAGCACCTGCGCACCGTCGACGACGTGATGACCCACGCCGTCATCTCGGTCGACCGAGGAGCACCGTTCAAGGAGATCGTGGAGGCCATGCGGCAGTGGCGGATCAGCGCTCTGCCCGTCCTGTCGGAGGAAGGTCGGGTCGCCGGCGTGGTGTCCGAAGCGGATCTGCTGCTCAAGGCCCAGGGCGCGGACGAGTCCCGGGCCGTCACCGCCGGCCAGCTGATGACCGTACCGGCCGTCACCGTGACCAAGGACGCCAGCATCGCCAGCGCTGCCCGCCTGATGGCCCGCGGTCACCTCAAGCGGCTCCCCGTCATCGATGCCGACGGCCGCCTCGTCGGCGTGGTCAGCCGGGGCGACCTCCTCAAGATCTACCTCCGCCCCGACGCGGACATCGCGGAGGAACTCCGCGAACTGATCATGGCCGAGCTCATCCCCGCCGGCTCGGCGATGGTGCAGGTCCACGTGGCCAACGGCATAGTCCAGCTGGACGGTTCCGTCCACGACCCGCCTCTGAAGGACGTGCTGGTGCGTGTCGTACGCACCGTGCCGGGCGTCGTGGACGTCACTGCGATGCGCCTCGGATCAGAAGTCCCCGCGTGA
- a CDS encoding universal stress protein, giving the protein MKHHVTVGVDGSPESLAAARWGAREAALREVPLRLVHAVDWPISPAIPGWGREGADRWADEALTEALEDVRRRNAGLDVSTRCLAGRPAAALAAEAADAGLLVLGSRGMGGLAGFLIGSVSMSTLVATKTPVTLVRVPDEPDEPGPTTYGEIVLGVDIHEAADRVLAFAFEEAARRGCGLRAVHGWKMPSMYQYAPFSDPENEREVGLSVTQMLDDMLLPWRHKFPSVTVTTKAFMGPAGRQLVQAAAGADLVVVGRHLRRSPLGVHLGSVTHAVLHHAAAPIAVIAHD; this is encoded by the coding sequence ATGAAGCACCATGTGACCGTTGGCGTCGACGGCTCTCCCGAGAGCCTGGCAGCGGCCCGCTGGGGAGCCCGGGAGGCGGCCCTGCGGGAGGTCCCGCTGCGGCTCGTCCACGCCGTCGATTGGCCGATCAGCCCCGCGATTCCAGGGTGGGGCCGTGAGGGAGCCGACCGGTGGGCCGACGAAGCGCTCACCGAGGCCCTGGAGGATGTACGACGTCGGAACGCGGGCCTGGATGTCTCCACGAGGTGCCTCGCCGGCAGGCCTGCGGCAGCCCTGGCCGCTGAGGCGGCCGACGCCGGGCTGCTCGTGCTCGGCTCACGTGGGATGGGTGGCCTGGCCGGCTTCCTCATCGGATCGGTGAGCATGTCGACGCTCGTGGCCACCAAAACCCCGGTGACACTCGTCCGGGTCCCGGACGAACCCGACGAGCCCGGACCCACAACGTACGGAGAGATCGTCCTGGGTGTCGACATCCACGAGGCGGCCGACAGGGTCCTGGCCTTCGCCTTCGAAGAAGCGGCCCGCCGGGGCTGCGGCCTGCGCGCGGTCCACGGCTGGAAGATGCCTTCCATGTACCAGTACGCACCCTTCTCCGACCCGGAGAACGAACGGGAGGTCGGCCTGAGCGTCACCCAGATGCTGGACGACATGCTGTTGCCGTGGCGCCACAAGTTCCCCTCCGTGACCGTCACCACCAAGGCATTCATGGGGCCTGCGGGCCGACAGCTCGTCCAGGCCGCGGCGGGCGCGGACCTCGTCGTGGTCGGGCGGCATCTGCGCCGCTCGCCTCTCGGAGTGCATCTGGGGTCGGTGACCCATGCGGTCCTGCACCATGCCGCGGCTCCTATCGCGGTCATCGCTCACGACTGA
- a CDS encoding CBS domain-containing protein, with protein MTDEVVSVVTSTSFKDVAKLLAQHDISRLPVLDDEDHVLGVVSERDLIDREAAGHPLVSDAPDAGREEATFPSKVIFTAGEIMSAPAISVRADEAAAGAARLMARRGVERLPVVDDEARLVGIVTRRDLLSLFLRPDAEIRHHVVEDILMDTMGLRPKAVTVHVVDGIVTLEGRLEAQSQIPVLIRLTGRLDGVIAVAPRLTARVDDSLPTASHRSALGMSW; from the coding sequence ATGACCGACGAGGTCGTCTCGGTCGTCACCTCCACCTCTTTCAAGGATGTCGCGAAGCTGCTCGCACAGCACGACATCAGCAGGCTGCCGGTCCTCGACGACGAGGACCACGTCCTGGGCGTCGTCTCAGAGAGAGACCTGATCGACCGAGAAGCCGCGGGGCATCCACTCGTGAGCGATGCGCCTGACGCCGGCCGGGAGGAAGCCACGTTCCCGTCGAAGGTGATCTTCACCGCCGGTGAGATCATGTCGGCACCGGCGATCAGCGTTCGCGCCGACGAGGCCGCGGCAGGAGCCGCCCGCCTGATGGCCCGCAGAGGCGTCGAGCGCCTGCCTGTCGTGGACGACGAGGCCCGCCTCGTAGGCATCGTCACGCGCCGCGACCTGCTCAGCCTCTTCCTGCGACCCGACGCGGAGATACGACACCACGTGGTCGAGGACATACTCATGGACACCATGGGGCTGCGCCCGAAAGCGGTAACCGTCCACGTGGTCGACGGCATCGTCACCCTGGAGGGCCGGCTGGAGGCACAGAGCCAGATTCCGGTCCTGATCCGCCTCACCGGCCGGCTCGATGGCGTGATCGCCGTCGCCCCCCGTCTGACGGCTCGCGTCGATGACTCCCTGCCCACTGCATCGCATCGCAGCGCCCTTGGGATGTCCTGGTGA
- a CDS encoding CBS domain-containing protein — MRHRSVAGLMTPTAVSVRRGTPFKEIARLLKEFDISAVPVVDEAERPVGVVSEADLLRRPGSGNGSNTAADVMTSPAITAQPEWSVVRAARVMRKHQVKRLPVVDATGRLIGILSRSDLLQLFLRRDHAIQEEILEDVLTRALGLRPSSLTVEVTDGLVTLSGTVSRHSLIPIVLRLCQSVDGVVDVVNRLNYEQDDMSVDARTATER, encoded by the coding sequence ATGAGGCACCGCAGCGTCGCCGGCCTGATGACGCCCACAGCCGTCAGTGTCCGGCGCGGCACCCCGTTCAAGGAAATCGCCCGTCTCCTGAAGGAATTCGACATCTCGGCCGTTCCCGTCGTGGACGAGGCCGAGCGGCCCGTGGGCGTCGTGTCCGAAGCCGACCTGCTCCGCAGGCCCGGCTCCGGCAATGGCTCGAACACCGCTGCCGATGTCATGACCAGCCCCGCCATCACCGCCCAGCCCGAATGGAGTGTCGTCCGTGCGGCACGCGTCATGCGCAAACACCAGGTCAAGAGACTGCCCGTCGTGGACGCCACCGGCCGGCTGATCGGCATCCTGAGCCGCAGCGACCTGCTCCAGCTCTTCCTGCGCAGGGACCATGCGATCCAGGAGGAAATCCTCGAAGACGTGCTGACCCGCGCCCTCGGGCTCAGGCCCTCTTCACTGACCGTCGAGGTCACCGACGGTCTCGTGACCCTCAGCGGCACCGTGAGCCGCCACAGCCTGATCCCCATCGTGCTGCGCCTGTGTCAGAGCGTCGACGGCGTCGTGGACGTGGTCAACCGGCTCAACTACGAACAGGACGACATGTCGGTCGACGCGCGAACAGCCACTGAGCGGTAG
- a CDS encoding pyridoxamine 5'-phosphate oxidase family protein, translated as MDEDGGIRRTDGQDGDATATRRMRELDRAEALRLVATVSLGRIVFTQHALPAVRPVNHLVEGEDIVVRIHDDGALASLVAPADVPGVVVAYEADAIDPVTHLGWSVVVTGYACPVTDADEVARFASLLRPWVGHPMAGALRIRPDLVTGFRLEAERTMQEPAGLG; from the coding sequence ATGGACGAGGACGGCGGCATACGGCGCACTGATGGTCAGGACGGCGATGCGACGGCCACCCGGCGCATGCGGGAGCTCGACAGGGCGGAGGCGCTCAGACTGGTGGCGACGGTGTCCCTGGGGCGCATCGTCTTCACGCAGCACGCTCTGCCGGCGGTCCGTCCGGTCAACCACCTCGTCGAGGGCGAGGACATCGTCGTGCGGATCCACGACGACGGGGCACTCGCCTCCCTCGTGGCTCCGGCCGATGTCCCCGGCGTGGTGGTCGCCTACGAAGCGGACGCCATCGATCCCGTCACCCACCTCGGCTGGAGCGTCGTCGTCACCGGTTACGCGTGCCCGGTGACCGATGCCGATGAGGTGGCCCGGTTCGCTTCCCTGCTGCGTCCCTGGGTGGGACACCCCATGGCCGGAGCCCTGAGGATCCGCCCCGACCTCGTCACCGGATTCCGGCTGGAGGCGGAGCGGACGATGCAGGAGCCGGCCGGCCTGGGGTGA